One window of Jannaschia sp. CCS1 genomic DNA carries:
- the def gene encoding peptide deformylase: MKLPILIHPDPRLKKVAAPVPDVTDELRALADNMLSTMYDAPGIGLAAPQVGVGQRLIVLDCEKGDDVTPRPLAMFNPEVIASSDEMNTYDEGCLSIPDIYADVTRPEAVTVRWMDVNGAEQEETFDGLWATCVQHEIDHLEGKLFIDYLSGLKRQLITRKMVKLKRDRAREGA, from the coding sequence ATGAAGCTTCCGATCCTGATCCATCCCGACCCGCGCCTGAAGAAGGTCGCCGCGCCCGTGCCTGATGTCACGGACGAGTTGCGCGCCTTGGCCGACAATATGCTCAGCACGATGTACGACGCCCCCGGCATTGGCCTGGCTGCGCCGCAAGTGGGCGTGGGGCAGCGGTTGATCGTGCTGGATTGCGAGAAGGGCGATGATGTCACGCCGCGTCCATTGGCGATGTTCAACCCAGAGGTCATCGCCTCCTCCGACGAGATGAACACCTATGATGAAGGGTGCCTGTCGATCCCCGATATCTATGCCGACGTGACCCGGCCTGAGGCCGTGACCGTCCGGTGGATGGATGTGAACGGGGCTGAGCAGGAAGAGACGTTTGACGGCCTGTGGGCCACCTGCGTGCAGCACGAGATCGATCATCTGGAGGGAAAGCTTTTCATCGACTACCTCAGCGGGCTGAAGCGGCAGCTGATCACGCGCAAGATGGTGAAGTTGAAGCGCGACCGAGCGCGCGAAGGCGCGTGA
- the def gene encoding peptide deformylase → MSVRRVLLWPDPLLSVVCDAVVAVDPELIKDLFDTMYAAKGRGLAAPQIGVLQRVFVVDVTWKEGARDPRVFINPVVRDSGEDMRSMEEQCLSIPDLPMQVTRPTTLTLDWETPEGRKTTGTFDGNLARCILHELDHLDGTVIFDHQSPARRAELEAAYAD, encoded by the coding sequence GTGAGTGTCCGGCGGGTCCTGCTGTGGCCCGATCCGCTGTTGTCGGTCGTTTGCGATGCGGTCGTGGCCGTTGATCCCGAGTTGATCAAAGACCTGTTCGATACGATGTACGCCGCGAAAGGACGGGGCCTCGCCGCGCCACAGATCGGTGTGTTGCAGCGGGTCTTCGTGGTGGATGTGACTTGGAAAGAGGGCGCGCGCGATCCGCGTGTGTTCATCAACCCGGTGGTGCGGGACAGCGGCGAGGACATGCGCAGCATGGAGGAGCAGTGCCTGTCCATTCCCGACCTGCCGATGCAAGTTACACGGCCCACCACCCTCACGCTTGACTGGGAAACGCCCGAAGGGCGCAAAACAACGGGCACGTTCGACGGCAACCTTGCGCGCTGTATCCTCCATGAACTGGACCACCTGGACGGAACGGTCATCTTCGACCACCAATCCCCAGCGCGGCGCGCAGAACTGGAAGCGGCTTATGCCGATTAG
- the def gene encoding peptide deformylase, whose protein sequence is MPIRPFVPYPDKRLRTMAETVGPVTDAHREIWQDMIDTMDAMPGVGLAAPQIGVMLRLAVVDASDDRGQAIRMADPEIISASDEMNTYPEGSPNLPGVTAKITRPARVTVAFTDHMGLRVRQEFVDLWATSVQHQIDHLAGKVYVDHLSRTKREMVIKKSRRGS, encoded by the coding sequence ATGCCGATTAGGCCTTTCGTCCCCTATCCAGACAAGCGTTTGCGCACGATGGCAGAGACCGTAGGACCTGTCACCGACGCCCATCGGGAGATCTGGCAGGACATGATCGACACGATGGATGCGATGCCGGGCGTCGGCCTGGCCGCGCCACAGATCGGGGTCATGCTGCGCCTCGCGGTCGTGGATGCCAGCGATGACCGCGGTCAAGCGATCCGCATGGCCGACCCGGAGATCATCAGCGCCTCAGATGAGATGAACACCTACCCTGAGGGGTCGCCAAACCTGCCGGGTGTGACGGCCAAAATCACGCGTCCCGCCCGCGTCACCGTCGCTTTCACCGATCATATGGGCCTGCGTGTGCGGCAGGAGTTCGTGGACCTCTGGGCCACGTCCGTCCAGCACCAGATCGACCATCTGGCGGGCAAAGTGTATGTCGATCACCTCAGCCGAACGAAGCGCGAGATGGTGATCAAGAAATCCCGGAGGGGCAGCTGA
- the fmt gene encoding methionyl-tRNA formyltransferase, whose amino-acid sequence MRIIFMGTPDFSVPVLDALVAAEHEVVAVYSQPPRPAGRGKRDRPSPVQARAETLGLTVRNPVSLKSTEEQSALADLNADVAVVVAYGLILPQAVLDAPARGCLNIHASLLPRWRGAAPIHRAIMAGDTMTGVCIMQMEAGLDTGPVLLRRETSIGAEDTTGTLHDRLSAIGAKAIVDALSQLDELTPKPQPDDGVTYATKIDKSEAKVDWTAPAPHINRQILGLSPFPGAWTMAGGKRLKLLQSRVANGTGALGEVLHGLTVACGDGAVEISRVQPEGKGAMDAKDWLLGARIAPGTVLE is encoded by the coding sequence ATGCGGATCATCTTCATGGGGACGCCCGACTTTTCCGTCCCGGTTCTGGACGCGCTGGTGGCCGCAGAGCATGAGGTCGTCGCGGTCTATTCGCAACCTCCACGCCCCGCGGGACGCGGCAAGAGGGACCGCCCCAGTCCTGTGCAGGCGCGGGCAGAGACCTTGGGGCTAACCGTGCGGAATCCGGTCAGCCTGAAAAGCACAGAAGAGCAGTCGGCTCTTGCAGACTTGAACGCGGATGTCGCGGTCGTCGTGGCCTACGGCCTGATCCTGCCGCAAGCGGTGCTTGATGCACCCGCGCGTGGGTGTCTCAATATCCACGCCTCCCTGCTCCCGCGCTGGCGTGGGGCCGCGCCCATTCATCGGGCGATCATGGCAGGCGATACCATGACAGGCGTGTGTATCATGCAGATGGAAGCCGGCCTTGATACGGGTCCCGTCCTGCTGCGCCGCGAGACATCCATTGGGGCGGAGGACACAACCGGCACGCTCCACGACAGGCTTTCGGCCATAGGGGCAAAGGCAATCGTGGACGCGCTCTCTCAACTGGACGAGCTGACCCCCAAACCGCAGCCGGACGATGGCGTCACCTATGCCACAAAGATTGATAAATCCGAGGCAAAGGTGGATTGGACCGCCCCGGCCCCCCATATCAATCGTCAGATCCTTGGCCTGTCGCCCTTCCCGGGTGCCTGGACCATGGCGGGCGGCAAGCGCCTGAAACTGTTGCAGAGCCGCGTTGCGAACGGCACGGGCGCCCTTGGTGAGGTGTTGCACGGGCTAACCGTGGCCTGCGGCGACGGAGCGGTGGAGATCTCGCGCGTTCAGCCTGAGGGCAAAGGCGCGATGGATGCGAAAGACTGGCTCTTGGGTGCGCGGATCGCGCCGGGGACGGTTTTGGAGTAA